One genomic region from Nocardioides plantarum encodes:
- a CDS encoding LysR family transcriptional regulator, whose amino-acid sequence MLSLHQLRCFLATYEHGSLTGAADELGYAQPSVSEQVRALEKTLGVQLFRRVGRGVVPTTIADTLRPHAEKVLASVEEARQAVQSAKTFETGTIRFGMFGVARLYASAGLIADVLARYPGVRVELVGQNSTEVADDLRRGRLEAAMLAVSGVQSEGITITPVAREELVYISADPARLTTPVTARRLAEASLVMPETTWRHDDSTRILLRQMLHETGRNPQTRIEVEDVETAVELVGMGLADSVIPRGAAEQLIPRLAPGAGWVSLRPKQWDTFGIVHRTGAVLSPAAQLMIELATTRIRTVAEPLGVS is encoded by the coding sequence ATGCTTTCGTTGCACCAGCTGCGCTGCTTCCTGGCGACCTACGAGCACGGGTCTCTCACCGGGGCGGCCGACGAGCTCGGCTACGCCCAGCCGTCGGTCTCCGAGCAGGTCCGCGCGCTGGAGAAGACGCTGGGCGTCCAGCTGTTCCGGAGGGTCGGGCGGGGCGTCGTACCGACGACGATCGCCGACACCCTGCGTCCGCACGCCGAGAAGGTGCTGGCGAGCGTCGAGGAGGCGCGGCAGGCCGTGCAGAGCGCCAAGACGTTCGAGACCGGGACGATCCGGTTCGGGATGTTCGGGGTGGCGCGGCTCTACGCGAGCGCGGGGCTGATCGCCGACGTGCTGGCGCGCTACCCCGGCGTCCGGGTCGAGCTGGTCGGGCAGAACTCCACCGAGGTCGCCGACGACCTGCGCCGTGGGCGGCTGGAGGCCGCGATGCTGGCGGTGTCGGGAGTGCAGAGCGAGGGCATCACGATCACCCCGGTGGCCCGCGAGGAGCTCGTCTACATCAGTGCCGACCCAGCGCGCCTCACCACGCCGGTGACCGCCCGGCGCCTCGCCGAGGCCAGCCTGGTGATGCCCGAGACGACGTGGCGCCACGACGACTCGACGCGCATCCTGCTGCGCCAAATGCTCCACGAGACCGGGCGCAACCCGCAGACCCGGATCGAGGTCGAGGACGTCGAGACCGCAGTCGAGCTCGTCGGGATGGGCCTGGCCGACTCCGTCATTCCGCGCGGTGCTGCCGAGCAGCTGATCCCGCGGCTCGCACCCGGCGCCGGGTGGGTCTCGCTGCGCCCCAAGCAGTGGGACACGTTCGGGATCGTGCACCGCACCGGCGCCGTGCTGTCCCCCGCGGCCCAGCTGATGATCGAGC
- a CDS encoding DUF5635 domain-containing protein, with amino-acid sequence MTFQPGTELLADLRVARDAVAECLTKLRSGILPDDAERERVDIKEEAGRRGSGGVLLPAAPQNTRAADQLADEVACMANTPGGGALIVGIEDKTGDLIGTDLDIEWLRNQIHRRVDVAPNIEATIEQGIRLLVLYVPEAREPVEDTSDRIRWRVGKACEPIDRGTWWVHRQGRAGWDAMARPSTMTVADITPGSMTVARDYIARRSDSNGDLAEAATPELLRRIGVLTPEQLLTQAGALLFCGGPRPWLSWTRLDVTGGEVLAHEEDFAGTSLLEQIQRIEDLMDAANDRVTLPGDFAEHSVRLLPPRAAREAVLNGVVHRDWHQQEPTAVTWIEADASLTVISPGGFTGGVEVTNILTQRYSRSPALADAVRALGLVDKQGFGVDRMYREMVSLGHRPPLLDEEPGPRVRAKLVGGQPVVPVMRLMNSIQPVIRRRDVQVALILHTLLHRPCATTRDIAQVLQVAPDDARQALETASRCVIDTEPIITPYKDVWTLSKRARRVVKRGTDEIASLRRSGVLWFLPPNTDNAGDVITTWLDQHDRITSGDYAALTGLTTAGARGVLDRFGDVLERGQDMGRNAHYRRRAEGGA; translated from the coding sequence ATGACCTTTCAACCCGGCACGGAGCTGCTGGCCGACCTCCGGGTGGCTCGGGACGCCGTCGCTGAGTGCCTCACCAAGTTGAGGTCCGGGATCCTGCCCGACGACGCCGAACGCGAACGCGTCGACATCAAAGAGGAAGCAGGTCGTAGAGGGTCTGGAGGCGTTCTACTCCCAGCAGCGCCCCAGAACACCAGGGCCGCCGACCAACTCGCCGACGAAGTTGCATGCATGGCCAACACGCCAGGCGGGGGTGCCCTGATCGTCGGCATCGAAGACAAGACCGGCGACCTCATTGGTACCGACCTCGACATCGAATGGCTCCGCAACCAGATCCACCGACGCGTCGATGTCGCCCCCAACATCGAAGCCACCATTGAACAAGGCATACGACTCCTGGTCCTCTACGTCCCCGAAGCGCGAGAGCCGGTCGAGGACACCTCCGACCGCATCCGGTGGCGGGTCGGGAAGGCGTGCGAGCCCATCGACCGCGGCACCTGGTGGGTTCACAGACAAGGACGAGCCGGCTGGGACGCAATGGCACGACCCAGCACGATGACGGTCGCCGACATCACCCCTGGTTCCATGACCGTCGCACGCGACTACATCGCGCGACGATCGGACAGCAATGGCGACCTCGCCGAAGCGGCGACCCCGGAGCTGCTGCGTCGCATCGGGGTCCTCACCCCGGAACAGTTGCTCACCCAAGCGGGAGCCCTGCTGTTCTGCGGGGGCCCACGGCCGTGGCTTTCGTGGACGCGTCTCGACGTCACAGGCGGAGAAGTCCTGGCCCATGAGGAAGACTTCGCTGGCACATCCCTCCTTGAACAGATCCAGCGCATCGAAGACCTCATGGATGCAGCAAACGACAGGGTCACCCTGCCCGGTGATTTCGCAGAACACTCCGTTCGACTCCTACCGCCACGAGCGGCTCGGGAGGCGGTCCTCAACGGCGTCGTGCACCGCGACTGGCATCAACAAGAACCCACGGCCGTAACGTGGATCGAGGCCGACGCATCCCTGACCGTCATCTCGCCGGGAGGATTCACCGGCGGTGTCGAAGTCACCAACATCCTCACCCAGCGCTACTCCCGGTCACCAGCGCTTGCCGACGCGGTCCGAGCCCTCGGCCTCGTCGACAAACAGGGCTTTGGCGTAGACCGTATGTACCGCGAGATGGTCTCCCTGGGACACCGCCCCCCTCTTCTTGATGAGGAACCTGGGCCACGGGTGAGGGCGAAGCTGGTCGGCGGTCAGCCTGTTGTCCCTGTCATGCGGTTGATGAACAGCATCCAGCCGGTGATCAGGCGGCGTGACGTCCAAGTCGCGCTCATCCTCCATACGCTGTTGCACCGCCCGTGCGCGACCACGAGGGACATCGCCCAGGTACTGCAAGTGGCGCCGGACGATGCGCGTCAAGCTCTTGAAACCGCCAGTCGCTGTGTCATCGACACCGAGCCCATCATTACCCCCTACAAGGACGTGTGGACTCTGTCGAAGCGAGCACGCCGAGTCGTGAAGAGAGGAACAGACGAGATCGCCTCTCTGCGTCGCTCGGGCGTCCTGTGGTTCCTTCCGCCCAACACCGACAATGCCGGCGATGTCATCACCACCTGGCTCGACCAGCACGACCGCATCACCTCCGGTGACTACGCGGCC